In Lactococcus protaetiae, the genomic window GACCAGATGCCCCAGCTAATAATTCTTCTAGATTTTTATTAGCTAACTTGGCATAGTCTTTTGCCTTAGATACGCGAAAATAAACATCGCCTTCAGACACATACGCAAAATCTTTATCCAATAAATCTTGAATAAAATCAATCATAGGATAAATATATTCACTTGCCTTTGGGTTGTGATTGGCTCGTTTGACATTTAAAGCATCAATATCTTCGTAAAATGCCGCAATATAACGCTCTGAAAAAGATTTTGTTGTTGTATGTTCAAGCTGAGCTCCATGAATGATTTTGTCATCAACATCGGTAAAGTTTGAGACGTAATCTACTTCGAAACCACGAAATTCCAAATATTTTCTGATGAGGTCAAAAGCTACAACTGAACGTGCATTACCGATATGAATATAATTATAAACAGTCGGTCCACAGACGTACATCTTAACTTTACCTGACTCAATAGGATGAAATTCTTCACTCTTTCGAGTCATCGTATTATAAATTTTCAACATTTTTATTTCTCCTCATTTTCATCATAAACAATACTTGAAATTAAGCTGCGTACGGGCAGATATAGCATAACATATCCTGATGCTTGCCTGATTCCAGTGAAAGATAGTCCGATTGACAAAGCAGTCATAATCATTAAATCCCAAGGTACTCGTTTCATCATCTGGATTCGTTTCACCATCTGAATTCGTTTAATGCCATTCAGCCGATAGGCACAACCAATAATCCAACTTGCCAATCGAGAAATTCCGACGATATAAAGAATATAAATAATCATAAAATAGCCAGGATGACTGGAATTATCAACTTGGGTCATCAGTGGGAAAAGACTGACTAGCATGAGAAATATGGTATATGCAAAGATTTGCCAGCCTGATAATTTATGAACCTTAGAAAAAAATTTTGTAAACTGAAAGTAAAAACTCACAACGACAAGAAAACTCACGAAAAAAATAATCAGCGAACTTATCGTTTTGGAAAAATCATAATGTCCACCTCGAAGTACCATTGGCAACGGAATTTCCAGTACCATAATCGTCGCAATAATTGACATCACAGCGTCTGTAAAGCTTTTTAGTGAGGAAACCATATGCCCCTCATAAACTGCAACTTTTCGTTTTTTATTCATATTCCTACAAATGCGACGAATGATAACTCGCTTCGCGTCTTTCTTCAATTGTCATGATTTTCTCAACATCTTTTTTGCCGTTAATTCGAACAACTTTTGCTGGTATACCAACGACTGTTACGTTGGCTGGAACATCGGTTACAACCACTGCGCTAGCGCCAACTTTTGCGTTTTCACCAATTTCAATTGGTCCTAATAACTGCGAATGGGCAGAGATAAGTGCACCTTGACGTACTGTAGGGTGTCTTTTCCCTTTATCTTTTCCTGTCCCGCCAAGTGTCACCCCATGATACAATTTGACATTAGACTCAACGATTGCAGTCTCACCAATCACAAGGCCTGATCCGTGGTCAATGAACACACCTGTTGAAATCTCTGCTCCCGGATGAATCTCAATCTGTGTCCAAAAACGCCAAAATTGTGAGTGCATCCGAGCAAGTAACTTTAGATTATGTCGCCAAAGCCAATGAGAAAGCCGATGTGCCGCTAAAGCTTTAACTCCTGGGTAAGTCAAAAGAACCTCCAGAGCCGTTCTCGCTGCAGGGTCATTTTCTTTCGTTACTCGAATTGCTTCTCGCCAAAAACCTTTCTTATTTTTTGCCATTTTTTCCTACTTTTTTAAAAAATACTTATAGTAGATTATACCATAAGCATTGACTGTATTGTTAATATCCAAAATTTCTAAAATTTTTTAGGATTTTTCTTATCATGACACTCTTTAATCAGACAACTCGCCCCATGTACTCATTGTATCTTGGTAATGTTCTAAATCATCCAATGGATTGATTGTAATTCCTGAAGCATTTTCAAACCTGTTTGTCACATCTTCTGGATGCAATAACTCATGGATTGTTAAAAACAAAACTTGCCCATTATTTTCTTTGAAAGGTTGACTAAAATATGGTTCATCATACCATTTTGACAAACTATCCAGATTATCAAACAAAGGCAAATACTCTTGCTCATCCTGAGCAACTAGATTTGGAAAAATTCGTTCACTTTCTGAAACAAAAGCTGGGATGAGATAATATTTTTCCATCTTAGAAGCAGATTGATTCTCTGGGCTAAAAAGTGTGTTCAAAATATCAGTATAATGTGTCAAAAATTTCGTCAGCTCAGTCGTTCCAAAGTAAGCTGTATTGCCTGTGTCTTCATCTTGGGGCAATTTTGGATTGACTGCAATAATATCAATATCAGTTTCTTTCAGAAGTTCGATAACTTCAATAATCGAATGGAGTTCCCACTCTGTTTCAAAGTCTGTCAGTTCTGACAGAAAAATATTCAAATCATTTTCTGTTGTAAACACAGGTATCGCTTTTCGCTCTGCCATTGGCACGTAAAAAACCTTTTTAGGAGCTAAGACCGGAAATTGATGAAAGGCATAAGCCAATGACAAATCCTCCATAAAAGCCCCAGGATTCGCTAAGGACAGACGCAAACGTTCATCTAACTCCGAATTAATATTGTAAGTTGCCATCATCATTGCTGACAGGCTGTCAACGTACTGACAAAAAAGATTATTTCCCTTCTTGACACTATTTAACTTCTTGCGCCATCTTCACTACGTTACGCTATCCGTTTGCTTAGCAAGCAAGCTTGCAAGAGAAAAAGGAGGACCTTGCAGTTCATCTACTAAATCCATTACGTAGATTTAGAGGTGAACTAAGTATGAGCAAGAAGGCTTCTTTGAGCTACTTATCTAGCTGTTACGACTAGAAATTATACTTTGACAAACTGCTTTTACAGCTTTTCCATTATTTTTTGTCTATGTTTAGAGTCCGTCAGCATACTGATAGACTGCTATTATCAATTTCTTTATATCAAATGTATTGATTTAACCCTGTCAGTACTGACAGAAAATCTACACATACTTTTACCAACTCACACTTCACCACGCAATTGTGCCCAACTCACCAATGTTTTTTCAAACTCAGAAATATCATAATCTAAAGGATTAATCGTCACTCCTGCCGCAAACGAAAATTCATTTCGACCTGTCTTTGGATTCATCAAATCATCAATTGTCATCACCAAGATTTCGCCCGAATTATCATTCAAAATATGCTGAAAATAAGGTTCTGAATACCACGTCAACAACGATTCAAAATTATCAAACAAAGGAATATACGAACGCTCATCTGGTGCAGTCAGGGCAGCAAATCGTCGCTCCGAGCCTGCTAAAGCATTGTTGTTATCCACAAAAGCGGGAACAAAATATCTTCTCTCAAGCTTGCCAACCCTTGCATTCAAAGCAAACTCTGCCAGAAGCTTTTCGTATTTTTCCTGCATATTACGAAATGAATCTAGGCTCCAATACTGCTGATTCCCTCGATTTTCCACATGTAAAGGGCGAACATTGAAACCAATCGTGTCTGCATCATTAGTGTTTTGTAGCAGATTGTCAATCATGCATAAATCAAAATCCACTTTTTGCTCAAAATTTGCCTGAAAAAGTGCTGCCGATTTCTTTGACGTAAAAACAGGCAAGACTTTATTTTCCCGAATGTTTAAACACAACTTTTCTTTCAAAGCAAAAACAGGCGTCTTTTTAAGTTCTACCATGAAGTCCAATTCATCAATTAAGCGCTTATTAGCAATTGCTGCACGTAATTTTGGTTCTAATTCTTCATTCATTATTCTGGCTTTTTAGTTGAAAGCTCAGGAAATTCATTATCTAGACGAGGTTTACGGTCACGGCGTTCAAAGTTATGTCCACTGTTTCCATTACGGTCATTATTGCGACGTTCAAAACCGTTATTACCACGTCCATTTCCATTGCGACGGTCTCCGTTTTCACGGCGTTCACGTGGCTTACGCTCTGGCTCTACATAGCCTTCAGGTTTCTCAACCAAAGCACGCATTGAAGCATCAACACGCCCTTTTTCATCAATTTTCATGATTTTAACCTTGACAATATCACCAAGTTTCACAACATCTTCAACATTAGCTGTACGTGCCCAAGCCATTTCAGAAATGTGAACCATTGCATCTGTTTTACCAAAAAGATTCACAAATGCACCAAATTTTTCGATACGAACAACTTTTGCTTCATAAATATCGCCAACTTTTGCTTCACGCACCAACTCGGTAATAATTTCCTTAGCACGATTAATTGCAGCTTGATCTGGCGAGAAGATTGAACAAAGTCCATCTTCATCAATGTCAATTTTAACACCTGTTTCAGCGATAATTTTGTCAATTTGTTCGCCACCTTTACCAATAACCACTTTGATTTTATCCACTGGAATCGTAATCGTGTCAAT contains:
- a CDS encoding TMEM175 family protein, which translates into the protein MNKKRKVAVYEGHMVSSLKSFTDAVMSIIATIMVLEIPLPMVLRGGHYDFSKTISSLIIFFVSFLVVVSFYFQFTKFFSKVHKLSGWQIFAYTIFLMLVSLFPLMTQVDNSSHPGYFMIIYILYIVGISRLASWIIGCAYRLNGIKRIQMVKRIQMMKRVPWDLMIMTALSIGLSFTGIRQASGYVMLYLPVRSLISSIVYDENEEK
- the cysE gene encoding serine O-acetyltransferase, yielding MAKNKKGFWREAIRVTKENDPAARTALEVLLTYPGVKALAAHRLSHWLWRHNLKLLARMHSQFWRFWTQIEIHPGAEISTGVFIDHGSGLVIGETAIVESNVKLYHGVTLGGTGKDKGKRHPTVRQGALISAHSQLLGPIEIGENAKVGASAVVVTDVPANVTVVGIPAKVVRINGKKDVEKIMTIEERREASYHSSHL
- a CDS encoding SseB family protein, which encodes MNEELEPKLRAAIANKRLIDELDFMVELKKTPVFALKEKLCLNIRENKVLPVFTSKKSAALFQANFEQKVDFDLCMIDNLLQNTNDADTIGFNVRPLHVENRGNQQYWSLDSFRNMQEKYEKLLAEFALNARVGKLERRYFVPAFVDNNNALAGSERRFAALTAPDERSYIPLFDNFESLLTWYSEPYFQHILNDNSGEILVMTIDDLMNPKTGRNEFSFAAGVTINPLDYDISEFEKTLVSWAQLRGEV